In a genomic window of bacterium:
- the ruvX gene encoding Holliday junction resolvase RuvX, translating to MPSNLRVIAVDPGKKRTGIAIGETRTGMASPFKTLTGSFEHVVGLIANIIRKERIDIVLLGRPEMPNGMEHAITRLSDNFAEKLRATGAIVISYDEHLSSFAAEEYLKERGISYSKDKGIVDRTAAALLLEQAIREGIFVSLLEQP from the coding sequence ACCTCCGTGTCATTGCCGTCGATCCCGGAAAGAAACGCACCGGCATCGCAATTGGCGAAACCCGCACCGGCATGGCGTCTCCGTTCAAAACCCTCACTGGTTCCTTTGAGCATGTTGTCGGGTTAATAGCCAATATCATTCGTAAAGAACGTATCGATATCGTATTACTCGGTAGACCGGAAATGCCGAATGGAATGGAACACGCTATCACGAGGCTTTCCGATAATTTCGCCGAAAAACTTCGAGCAACGGGAGCGATAGTGATCTCCTATGATGAGCATCTCTCCAGTTTTGCCGCCGAAGAGTATCTGAAAGAGCGCGGGATATCCTACTCGAAGGACAAGGGAATTGTTGACCGAACCGCTGCCGCATTACTATTGGAACAAGCGATTCGCGAAGGCATTTTTGTATCTCTTTTAGAACAACCATAA